The nucleotide sequence GCGGTCCGCCGGGCGAGCTCAGGGTCGCGAGCCGCCCGCTGGGCGAGCGCTAGAGCGGTCTGTTCGACCTCAGCATCGTCGACCGCGCACCAGGCCAGTCCGAGCTCGGCGGCACGACGACCGTCGATCGCCTCGCCGAACAACGCCAGCGCGGCGGCTGCTTCGCGCACACCGGTACGTCCGAGCAGGGCCCCGTGCCCACCGCCCGGATGCAACCCGATCGGCATGAACCCGGAGATGATGCGGGCGTCGCTGGCCACCACCCGCAGGTCAGTGGCGAGCATCAGGTTCAGCCCGGCCCCGACCGCGCCGCCGCGGACCGCTGCGATCGTCGGTGGCTCGAGTTCGCCGACCCGCGCGAACGCCCGATAGATCGCGCCCATGCCGGAGAAGGCGGCGGGAGCGGCCGGGTCGCGTCCGGCCTGCGCGAGCGTCCCGCGATCGCCGCCCGAGCAAAAGAACCCCCCCGCGCCCTGCACGACGACCGCTCCAACGCTTAGGTCGCTGTCGATCTCGTCGCAGACGGCGGCGAGCTGCTCGGCCATCGAAACTGTCAACGCGTTGCGGCGCTCGGGCGCCGCGAGCGTGATCGTTGCGACCCCGTCCGGGCGCCGCTCGAGCGTTATTTCCTCGGGCATTGGTTCAAACCAAGCTGGTCGTGACCGGACCCGGCCGCTCGCGCTCGCGCTCGTAGCGCTCGATCGCGTCGGCCTGAGCGAGCGTCACCGCGATGTCGTCGAGACCGTTCAAAAGGCGGTGCTTGACCTCGGGATCGATCTCGAAGGTCGCCTCGCCGCCAGGCCAGCTCACGGTTTGTGCGGGAAGATCGATGCGGGCTCGACCGGCGCTCATCACCGCGCGCACCTCGTGCTCCTCGAGCACAACCGGCAACAGCCCGATCTTCGTGCAGTTGGAGTAGAAGATGTCGGCGAAGCTCGGGGCGATGATCGCCTCGAAGCCGTAATCCTGGATCGCCCACGGGGCGTGCTCGCGCGACGATCCGCAACCGAAGTTCGGTCCGGTAGCGAGGATCGGGTTACGCGGCAACTCGAAGCCCGGTTCCTGACGCCAGTCGTAAAAAAGGAATTCGCCGAACCCCGTTCGTTCGATCCGCTTCAGGAACTGTTTGGGGACGATCTGGTCGGTATCGACGTTGGGGCGGTCGAGCACCGTCACACCGCCCTCGATCACGCTGATCGGCTTCACCGCCCGCTGACCTCCGTTGCTGCCCGCCGGTTTGCTGCGCTCATCAGTTCCAGTTGCGGATGTCGACGAAGTGACCCTCGATCGCGGCCGCAGCAGCCATGCGTGGGCTGACGAGGTGCGAACGAGCGCCACGTCCCTGACGCCCCTCGAAGTTGCGGTTCGACGTTGAGGCGACGCGCTCACCCGGTCCGGCGACGTCGGGGTTCATTCCCAGGCACATCGAACAGCCCGCCGTCCGCCACTCGAAACCGGCGTCTCGGAAGATCTTGTCGAGACCTTCCCGTTCCGCCTGCTCGCGAACCTGCATCGACCCGGGCACGACCATCGCCCGCACTCCGGGAGCGACCTTGCGACCCGCGACTATCTCCGCTGCCTCGCGCAGGTCGCGCAGACGCGAGTTCGTGCAGGAACCGATGAACACCCGGTCGATCGCAATGTCCTGGATCGGCGTGCCCGGTTCCAAACCCATGTACTCGAGCGCCCGCTCTTCGGCGGGGTTGCGCGGCTCGGGGACGCGCCCCGTGACGTCGACCACCATCGCCGGCGTCGTGCCCCACGTAACCTGCGGTGCGAGTTCGGAAGCGTCGATCACAACCTCGCGGTCGAAAACGGCGTCGGGATCGCTGCGCAGCGCCAGCCACTCGTCCACCGGCAAGGGATCCGGCGCCGCTGGACGCCCCTCCAGCCACTCGAAGGTGCGGTCGTCCGGAGCGATCATGCCGGCGCGCCCACCGCCCTCGATCGTCATGTTGCAGATCGTCATCCGCCCCTCCATCGGCAGGCGCTCGATTACCGGGCCGGCGTACTCGATCACATATCCGACACCGCCATCGACGCCGATGCGGCCGATCGTGCCCAAGATCAAGTCCTTGGCGGTAACCCCGTAGCCGAGCTCGCCCTCGTAGCGGATCCGCATCGAGCGCGGCTTGCGTTGGCGAAGGGTTTGCGTCGCCAACACGTGCTCGACCTCGCTCGTCCCGATCCCGAACGCGAGCGCTCCGAACGCGCCGTGCGTCGAGGTGTGCGAGTCCCCGCAGACGATCGTCATGCCCGGCTGCGTCACGCCCAACTCGGGGCCGATCACGTGCACGATCCCTTGGCGTTTAGAGCCGATCGAGAAGATCGGGATCCCAAACTCGCGGCAGTTTCGCTCGAGCGTCTCGACCTGCTTGCGCGAGAGCAGGTCGCGGATCTCCGCGGCGCTCCGGGCGCCATCGGTGGGCACGTTGTGGTCGGCCGTCGCGAGCGTACGATCGGGCCGCCGGACGCGCCTCCCCGCGAGCCGCAGGCCTTCGAAGGCCTGCGGCGAGGTCACCTCGTGGACCAAGTGCAGGTCGATGTAGATCAGCCCCTCGGCGACCTCGTGCGCCTCCCAGATCTTGTCGAACATCGTCTTGCCCATCAGCGCCTCCCGAGAGCAGCGGTTACCACGGCGAGAAACTCGGCACTCCCTCGGCCGGGATTGCGGAAGTGGTGGGGAAGGTCGGCATCGAAAGTGGCCGCATCGCCGACTCCTAGTTCGTGCGTTTCCCCGGCGATCGCTAGTTGCACGCGCCCTTTCTGAACGAAGACGGTCTCGCGACTACCGGGACCGTGCAAGGGCGGATCGTCGGGGCCGCCGGTCGCCGCACCCGGCGCCAGTCGATGCAACGAGACTTCGACGCGCTCACCAGGCAGCGGTGGCGTCAACACCTCGTAGCTGTGGCCGTCGTGCTCGCCACCCCGCCGGCGCCGATCAGCCCGGACCACGACGATGCCAACGCTCTCATCGATCCGCAGCACCTGCGAGAGCGACAGACCGAGCCCGTTGGCAATGCGGGCAGCGACGCTCAGTGTGGGGCTCGTCTCACCGCGCTCGACTTGCGAGAGCATCGGTGCCGACACTCCCGACCGCTCGGCTAGCTCGCGCAACGACAGCCGGCTCGCCTCGCGAAGCGCGCGCACGCGCGCACCGAACGTGGCGGCGGCCAGCGGCGCGGCAGGAGCGGCCGCCCCTGACGAAGCCGCTGCCGCCGGGCGGGTCGCGTACGGCGAATCGTTAGCCACGGCGTCTACCCCAGCCATCGCTTTGTACGTTAACACGAACGTTCGTTATACCGAACAAGAGAGTTCGAGTTAAGCGAGGCCCAGTTGCTTGGCGCGCAACGCCAACTCGAGCTCCAGACGTGCCTGCGGATCCTCGAGCTCCGGCCCGAGCAGTTCCCGCAGGCGCGACAGCCGGTAACGCACAGTTTGTGGGTGGACGCCGAGCCGCTTGGCGACGCGGTCAATCCGACCACGCTCGGCAAGCCACGCGGCGAGTGTCCGCTCGAGGCGCTCGCGGCTGCGCTCCGGCAAACCAGCGAACGCTCGGAACGCGCGACGCGTCACGCGCGCCAAGGCGTCGTGGTCGGCAGCCAACAGCAGCGCCAGCGGATGTTCGTCGGCGAACAGCGGCCCGCCGGCCCCGCCGAGCGCACCCGAACGCACGAGCGGCAAGAGGCGCCGTGCTCCCTCGTAACTACGGGCCGCCGCTAGCACCCCCACCTCCGGACCGACCACGGCGCTTGCCGTCGCGAGTGCCCGGACGAGCTCCGCGCGCGCGCCGGGAGCACTCGGGTCGGCGACGATCGCGCACGTGAACTCCTCGTGCTGGGCAACCAGCGCACGCTCGCCCAAACGTCCCGAAACGGCTACCGCGCGCGCATCGGTGAGGACCACGGCGATCGTCTCCGGCAACCGCCAGCCGCACTGCTCGGCAGCGGCCCGCACCAGCGACGGCTCCGGGGCGTCGGCGAGCAAGAGCGTCAAGAGTCGCTGGCGGCGTTGTTGGCGCTCGCCCAGCGAGTCCGCCTGCTCGAGCGCGTAGCCCTCGATCGACTCCGCCGACAGCTCGTCGATGTAGGCGAAGATCGACTCGGCGAGGTCGTAGAGAATGCTCGGGGCGACACCCGCGCCCGTCCCGATCTCGGCGAAGCGTCGCCAGGCCACCCGCGCGCCGACGCGATAGGCCGCGAGCAGAGCGTCGATACCGCGCCCCGAACGAGCCTCCGCGCGCCCCAGCTGTACGTAGACCTCGGTTTCCCCGGCCGCCGGCTGATCGCTCCCGATCATCGCCAAGAAGCGCCGCAAGGCCTCTTCCACGCCGAGGCGCAAGGCCTGTCCGAAAGGTCCGTCGAGGGGGCGCCGGTACTCCGGCACGTCGCGCCGGATCGCACGAATGATGTCTTCCACCACGCTCGCCGTGTGTGGCGCGAGCGCCTGCGCGATCGCCGGCGGGAGCCGCCGCCAGGGGGCCTCGTTCGGGCGACCGGGCGGCGCGACCACGTGTGCTCCTTGCGTCGCGCGGTCGGTCGGCGCAGACTGCGCCTCGCCTGCCTCGGACCCCATTTGTACGAAACCTACAACTTTCTCGAGTCCAGCTGTGCGTCGGATCATGAGCCGGCCCCATCGCGACGCCGTTTAGATCAAAAAGGACGGGCGGGGGACCCGCAGAGGCTCCTCCGCAGGCAGCGATTGACACGAGCGAGCAAAAGAAGAGCTAGGTGATGGGCAATTCACAGGGACCGACGGCAACCACAACGCGACCGAGCAGCGACAGTCGTGAACACGCTTACGGCGCCGCTACCGGTGGGCGCAACCACCACCCGAGCTCGGTGCGGCAGTCGCAAAAACCGCCATCGCCTGCCCGCGAGCACGAAGACGGTCAGCTGCCGCTCGCTCACAAGCTAACGATCCTCGGCGGCGTGATCGTCCCCTTCGCGGGAACGATCGCTGCCGTCGTTCTGTTGTGGAACCAATTCGTTTTCGCTCACGATCTGGTGATGCTCGCGGTCGGTTACGTGCTGTCCGCACTCGGTATCACCGTCGGTTTCCACCGGTACTTCACGCACCGCTCGTTCGAGACCAAGCCGTTCGTGCGCTACACGCTCGCGGTCCTGGGCTCGGCGGCGGTGCAGGGACCGGTGATCGGCTGGGTCGCCGACCATCGCCGTCACCACGCGCACTCCGACCAGGATGGCGACCCCCACAGCCCGCACGTCGGGCACGGGCGCGGTCTGCGGGGTGCTCTCAAGGGTCTCTACTGGGCGCACATGGGCTGGCTGTTCGACGGCAGCACGCGCGGCAATCGTCAGCGCTACGCCCCCGAGCTGTTCGAGGACCGCGGGATAGTTCTCATCGACCGCCTCTTCGTCCCGATCGTCGCTGCCAGCTTGGTCCTGCCGTTTGGCCTGGGCTGGCTGATCGGCGGATCGCTGACCAGCGCTCTAACGGGTCTCGTCTGGGGCGGCCTGGTTCGGATCTTCTTCCTCCACCACATCACCTGGAGCATCAACTCGGTCTGCCACTTCTTCGGCCGCCGGCGTTTCGAGACCGAGGACCGCTCGACCAACGTCTTCTGGCTAGCGCTGCCCTCAATGGGCGAGTCTTGGCACCACAACCACCACGCTTTCCCGCGATCGGCCGAACACGGCCTGCGCTGGTGGGAGATCGACGTCTCGGCGCTCGTGATCAAGGGGCTCGAACGGCTCGGACTGGCGTGGAACGTGGTCCGCGTCCAGCCGGAGCGTCAGCGTCAGCGACTGGCTGCGAACGAGACCTAGCGGTCGTTCGGCGGGCTCGTGCCGCTGTCGGCGGCTGCGTCCGCAGGGGAGGCGGCCGCGTGGGCAGAGTTGGCTGCATCCTCGGGGTCGCCGGCTGCGTCCGCAGGGTCAGCGTAAGCGAGCCAGAGGTCGGCTGCGTCGCGGATCGTCGCCACCACGTCCTCCTCGCTGACTGGAAACGCGGTGGCCGTGGTCGCTGGGTGCGCCTGCACGCGCGCGGCGATCTGCCGCAGTCGCTGGGCGACTCGCTCGCTCAGAGGCCGCTGACGGGCGAGCGCTAGCAGCTCGCACGGCGGCCTGGCGCCGGCAGCAGCCAATAGCTCACGCAGCCTGCTCAACGCCTGCGCGCGCGGCATCGCGGCGGCGTCTTCCTCGCCCCGCAGCACCGCTGAACCGCGCGCCAGCGCCGCTAGCCAGGCATCGACGGCGGTCGGCGCGTAACGGGCGGCCCGACCCGCGCTAGCCGGCAGCACCGCGGCGTTGGTAGCTGCATGCGAAGAGCCCAACACGCGCACGAGGGTCTGACAGAGCGCGTGATGGAAGGCGATCCCCGCCTCGCCCGAGGCCCAGCCGGCCAGTAGCCCGCCGCTGGCGAGCGTGGTGTAAAGACCCCGTTCGGGGTCCTGATCGGCGCCGGGCACCGAGGTGGGCTCCCCAGCGGCCGGGGCGCGCAGCGCGGCAAGCCCTTCCAGTCCGCAGGCCAAGGTTTCGGTGGCGAGCAAGGCGGATGCCGTCGCGACCGGAGTCGCAAGCCGCGTGTAGAGCGCCTCCAGCGCGTGAGCGAGGGCGTTGCCGGCGCTCTCAGCGAGCAGCCGCGGCGGCGCTGAGGCGAGCAGCTCGGGGTCCCAAACGACGAGCTCGGGTCGTACCGTCCGGGCACCTTCGTACCCGCGGGGGAGACGGTGGAACCCGGTCAGCTCGGCCCCGCTCAGCGTCGTCGGAACGGCGGCGCAGCGTCCGCCCGTGACCGCTGCGACGGCCTTCGCGCAATCGATCACGCGGCCCCCGCCGACCGCCACCAGATCGTTGCCGCGCAGCTGTTCCAGGAGCTTGCCCGCGAGCTCCTCGACGAGACCTATGCCGACCCGCACGATCGGACGTCCCGTGCTCTCAAGCCAGCTCGCGTTGACGGCCGATCGGCCGGTTACGAACACGACCTCGCGGAACCCGCGGGCATCGAGCAGGTCAGCGAGCTCCCGGCGCGCCCCCCAGCCGAACCGGATCAGGCGGCCGTCATTCGACCACGCGAACGACGCACTGCCGGCGAGCAGTTCGACCGCCGCCGAGTGGCCGGCGCGGCCGCTGCCCGAGTTCACGGAGTCGGCGCCTCGCGCGCGGCGCGCTGGAGGTGGTGTTCCGCTTCCGCGGCGGCCGAATCGGCGAGAGCGTTCGAAAGCGCGCGGACGTACGCCTTCCCCGACGCCTCGATGATGTCGGTGGAGACGCCCACGCCGCTCGCCACGCGACCGTCGAGCTCGATCTGGACGGTGACCTCGCCGAGCGCGTCACGCCCGCCGGTCACGGCGCCGACGCGGTACTCGCGCAGACGCGCCTCGCGCCCGATCGCAGCGTTGATGGCGCTGAACAGCGCATCGACCGGCCCATCGCCGGTGAAACTCCCCGACACCGTCTCGCCATCCGGCGTGCGGACCTCGACGCGCGCAAGTGGAGCTCGCCGCGAAGATGCCTCCACGTCAAACGCCACAAGCTCGTAAGCCTGCGGGCGATGCTTGATCTCGTCAGAGACGATCGCTTCGAGGTCGAGCGCCGTCACCTGCTTCTTCTTGTCGGCGATCTCCTTGAAGCGCTGGAACGCCTGGTTGAGAGCGGCCCCGTCGACGCGCAGTCCGAGTTCCTCCAGAGCCTTGCGCAGAGCGTGCCGTCCGGAGTGCTTGCCGAGCACGATCTGGTTCGATTCGAGGCCGATCGTGCGCGCATCCATGATCTCGTAGGTGGTGCGGTCCTTGAGCACGCCGTCTTGGTGGATCCCGGCTTCGTGGGCGAAGGCGTTGCGCCCCACGATCGCCTTGTTCGGTTGCACCGGGTAGCCCGTGAGACGCGAAACGAGGCGGCTGGTGCGCGCGATCTCCCGCGTGTTGATCGCGGTCCAAAGACCGAGCGTTGGCTCGCGGGTGTGCAGGAGCATCACGATCTCTTCGAGCGCCGCGTTGCCCGCGCGTTCACCGATGCCGTTCACCGCGCACTCGACCTGTCGGCAACCGGCCATCAAGCCGGCAAGGGAGTTCGCGACCGCCAAGCCGAGATCGTTGTGGCAGTGCACCGAGACCGTGACCTTGTGCAGGTCCGGCACCAGCTCGTAGAGCCGCCGGAACATCTCGGCGTACTCGTGCGGCATCGTGTAGCCGACGGTGTCCGGAACGTTGATCGTGGTCGCGCCCTCGTCGATCGCGATTTGGATTACCTCCGCCATGAACTCGACGTCCGAGCGCGACCCGTCCTCGGGCGAAAACTCGACGTCGTCGCAAAGCTCACGCGCATAAGCCACCGCTGCTCGCGCCTGGCCCTTTACGTCCTCGCGCGTGGTCTGGAGCTTGCGCTCGATGTGGATGTCGGAGGTCGCGATGAACGTGTGGATGCGCGGCCGCTCGGCGTCCTTGATGGCGTTCCAAGCGGCGTCGATGTCCTGCTTCGCCGTGCGCGCGAGCGCGCAGATCACGGGACCCTCGACCTCGCGCGCGATCAGCTGCACCGCCTCGAAGTCGCCGGGCGAGGTGATCGGGAAGCCCGCCTCGATCACGTCCACCCCGAGACGCGCCAGCTGGTGCGCGATCTCGAGCTTCTCTTGCGGGTTCAGCGAAATGCCCGGCGACTGCTCGCCGTCACGAAGGGTCGTGTCGAAGACCAGTACGCGATTTTCCGGTCGGCGTTCGGGCTTGTCGGTTCTTGCTTCGCTCACGTCGCTCCTACCTCCCCTGATCGGACCTACGTCTTCTCGCCTTCACTCCGGCCGCGACAAGCGGCCAAACAGCACCTCACTCCCCCCGAAGGGGGAGGAGCAGCAAGAGCCGTAGGTCGCGTAGGAACGACACTGCGCTGAAGGCTAGCAGCGGCCTGCCGTGCGAAGGGACGGAGCCGCTACTTGAGCCTCCGTAGCGGCTAGCGCGTATCAGGGGCGATGGATCTCTGCGGAAAGTCGCTCGTGGTCGTCGGCGGAACCGGGGAAATCGGGCGCGTGCTCGTACGGGCGCTGGCCGAGCGCGGCGCCCGGCCGCGCGTGATCGGACGCAACACGGTGCAGCTCGAGCAGGTCGCGCGCTTCGCTGAGCGCACCGCGCGCCTCGATCTGCGCGATTCGTTCGCCGCCCGCCGGGCGCTCGCAGAGGTAACCGACGACGCGGGCTGCGACGGCCTTTTGTTGTGCGCGGGCCGAGTCGCGTTCGCCGAAACCGGCAAGCTGCCGGCACCGCTGGTGCGCGAACTATTCGAAGTGAACTTGCTCGGGGCGATCAGCGTGATCGAGGCCGCCTTGCCGCTGATCCGCACGCCGGGGGTCGTCGCCGCGCTGACCGGTGCCGTGGTGCGCACCCGCCCTGCGCGCATGGCGCACTACGTCGCCGCCAAAGCGGGGCTGTCGGCGTACCTCGACGTGCTGCGGCGCGAGCACCGCCGCCGGGGACTTTTGGTCGTCGATGCCCAGCCTCCGCATGTCGAGACCGGCTTCGCTTGCCGCGCGATCTACGGTTCACCGCCAGCACTCCCCGCCGGCATCAGCGCAAGTGAGGTCGCGGAACGGCTGCTCGACGCGATCAGCGAGGATCAGCCGGTGGTGCAGTGGCCGCTGCCCGCCACGATGCGCGCCGGCAGACTCGCGTCCTGACGCTCGACCGGCCTCCGCTCGACCGACCGCCCCTCAACCCGCCTCCGGCAAGCGGATTACCTGTTCGGGATCGCGTTCGAAGCCGAAGCGATTCATCGGGAAAAAGCCGTAGGCGGCGTAGCGCTCACGCTGATCGGCGAAGTGCGGTGGGTAACGCCCAGCCTGAGCGGCGGCGATGTCGATCGCGGAATCGGCAGCGGCATTCCCGGGAGGAAGGATGTAGCGCCCCTCGCCGGCGCGGGGGTCGACGATCTGCGAGTAGGTTCCGTGGTCGAAACCGGGAATCGGTGGCGGCGCTACGACGCCGAGCGCCGTGAACGACGTTTGCGGGACCTTGCGCAGCCAGCGGCGCATATCGCGGGTCCCGAACTCGGCGGCCAAGCGCTCGATAGCGCTCTTTGCGGCCCGCCTGATCAGTTCGCCCGCGGTCTCCCGTCGCGGTGTCGAGATGTCGTCGACGAACTGGTGAACCAGCCGCTGGCGACCAAGTCGACCGTCGAGCGCGATCTTCAGCAGAGACAAGCGTTGTAACCAGCCGCCGGGCGCAGCGAAGCTACCGCGATCGCTGCTGCCCTTGGCGCCGTCACCGAGCTCGTCGGCGAAGACCAGGCGCAGCAACTCCTCCCAGAAGTAGCGCGGGTACTGGGCGGACGGCAGGTTGAAGTCGTCGGCACCGAAGATCGCGATCGCCGGAGCGTCGTAGAAACCGTCGCCGTCGCGGTCGACGCGGGCGAAACCACTGCGCTGCCACTCGCGCAATAGCGCAAGCGCTTCGGCTAGTTCGGGATCGCGGGAGCGCCGCAACGCACGCTCCAGGATTGCGGCGAAAACCGGTGTGATGCCATCGCGGCGCTCGAGCAGCCGTGGATTCGCGGCCTCCAAATCGTCGCCGTCGGCGCGCCTGATCCGCAGCAAGTCGACGCGGTTCTGCGCCACGCGTGACGCCTGACCGACAGCCACCGCTGAGGAGTTCGGCCACCAGCGGCTCGGCTTGCTTTCGGTGCCTTGATTGACAACGATCAGCTGAGGTCGCGGATCGACCACCCGTGGGAGCTCGCGGGGGCGCAGGAAACCGCGCCATTCGGCGCTGCCGTCACCGGGGGCCGGTAGACGGCGGTCGAAGCCGCGGGAGCGCACCGGCTGCAGCCCGGTCAATCGATACAGGATGTGTCCGCGAGCATCGGCGTAAACCAGGTTGTAGGTGCCGGTCGCAACGTCGGTCGCGCGCTCGAATTCGGCGAGCGAGCGTGCCTTGTTCCAGCCGTCGACGGTGAGCAGTGTGCGCGCCCACATGCCCCGCTGTGCTCGCCGCTGGGTGACTGCGAACCGCCCATCCGGATCGCGCGCCACCACAGGACCGTGCACGGTTTCCTCGATCGTCAGCGTCGACTCGCCGGGAGGCATCGGCCGCTCGCAGAGGGGCGGCACACAGGCACCGATCCGGAACCGCTCCTGGCGCACCGTCATCTGCCGCCACTGACCGCGGTAGAGGTAGGCGCGCCGGTCGCCTGGCTTGAGGCGCTCGACGTAGTTGTCCACCTGCTCGCCGAGGTTCCCGGCCACCAGCGACCAGGCGTGACCGTTGCACCACCCAATGCCGATCCAGGGGCCGAAACCAGGAATCGACATACCGAGACAGTCGCGCTGCGGCGTCCTGATCCCGACCTGCCAGAAGACTGGCGGCGCGGTTAGGCCGGCTTGCGGAGAACCGAGCAGCAGCCCCCCGCCCGACGCAGTGCGTGTGCCGCCAATCGCTACCGCGTAAGAACCGATCTTCGGCAGCGGTAGGCGCTTCAGGACCGCGTCGAGACCCTGCGCCTCGCGCAACCGCTCGTCGACCAGCTTGTCGATCACCGGCGCCAATTCCCGAGCGAGCCGCACCTGCTGCGCTCCCGGCCGCTCCTCCCGCAAGGCGCGTGGTTCGTCATTGCCCTGCCCGGCAGGAATTACCGTCGGGCCGCGGGGATCATCGCGCCACAAAACCTGTGACCAAATCGCCAGCCCCCGGCGCGCGCCGAAACGCTGCTCCAGGCGATCCAGCAGCGCCGCATTGCGCAACTGACCAGCACCACCCTCGCCGGCAAACACGACGTAGCTGAAGAGCATCGCGACGGCCAGCGAATCCTGGGCGCGCCAAGGCTCCGGCCGGTAACCGAGGAGGTCGAAGAGCAACGGCCGGCGCGTCGGATCCGACATCACGACGTCGAATCCCTTCTGCACACCGCGCGCGTACGCTTCCAGCAGCTCGCGGATGTGCTGCGGCAGACGCGCGAACTGGCGCTCGACGTCGGCCGCCTCGTAGAAGTCGCGGCGCATCGCCTCGTCGGCGGGGAGCGCCGACGGACCGAGCAGCTCCGCGGAGCGGCCCTGCGCGAGGAGCCTAATGCCGGCTGTCAGGAACGGGCGCTCGGTAGCGGAGGCGTAACCGACCGCGTACGCGGCCGCCCGTTCGCTGGGCGCGACGATGTGCGACACGCCAAGGCGGTCGCGGAAGATCGTCGCGCCGCTCGAGCGCTCCTGCGCGCTTTGACCCGGTGCGCCAGGGGCGCCGGGCAACAACTCGGAGAGCTCGCTCGGTCCCGGCGTCGGCGGCAGCGGATCGACCACCACGCGCTCGCCGGCGCGCGGCACCACCGCGCCGGCGTTTTCCCGACCGAGCGCTATCCCGCCGGAAGCGGCGCACGCGACAGCGAACAGCGACAGCGCCAGCGCGGCACGACGAAGACCCCCCTGCCCCACGCCGCGAGATTCTCGGCTACTCGCGATACCCGCGCAACCACCAACCGGCGGCGGCCAGTCGGAGCGCCGCGCGACGCCCTACAGGTCGACCGCGCGCCCCTCGTAGAAACCGTCAGCTTCGACCACCTCGGCGATCACCGCGGGGGGCACCGGCTGGTCGGTGGTGACGACCATCACGGCGACGTCGTGGCCGCTCCCTTCGCCGTCCTCTGGGTGCCGGCCGACGGCGGCCGAGACGATGTTGATGCCGTGGCG is from Thermoleophilum album and encodes:
- a CDS encoding PucR family transcriptional regulator — its product is MGSEAGEAQSAPTDRATQGAHVVAPPGRPNEAPWRRLPPAIAQALAPHTASVVEDIIRAIRRDVPEYRRPLDGPFGQALRLGVEEALRRFLAMIGSDQPAAGETEVYVQLGRAEARSGRGIDALLAAYRVGARVAWRRFAEIGTGAGVAPSILYDLAESIFAYIDELSAESIEGYALEQADSLGERQQRRQRLLTLLLADAPEPSLVRAAAEQCGWRLPETIAVVLTDARAVAVSGRLGERALVAQHEEFTCAIVADPSAPGARAELVRALATASAVVGPEVGVLAAARSYEGARRLLPLVRSGALGGAGGPLFADEHPLALLLAADHDALARVTRRAFRAFAGLPERSRERLERTLAAWLAERGRIDRVAKRLGVHPQTVRYRLSRLRELLGPELEDPQARLELELALRAKQLGLA
- a CDS encoding acyl-CoA desaturase, whose protein sequence is MGNSQGPTATTTRPSSDSREHAYGAATGGRNHHPSSVRQSQKPPSPAREHEDGQLPLAHKLTILGGVIVPFAGTIAAVVLLWNQFVFAHDLVMLAVGYVLSALGITVGFHRYFTHRSFETKPFVRYTLAVLGSAAVQGPVIGWVADHRRHHAHSDQDGDPHSPHVGHGRGLRGALKGLYWAHMGWLFDGSTRGNRQRYAPELFEDRGIVLIDRLFVPIVAASLVLPFGLGWLIGGSLTSALTGLVWGGLVRIFFLHHITWSINSVCHFFGRRRFETEDRSTNVFWLALPSMGESWHHNHHAFPRSAEHGLRWWEIDVSALVIKGLERLGLAWNVVRVQPERQRQRLAANET
- the leuC gene encoding 3-isopropylmalate dehydratase large subunit, which gives rise to MGKTMFDKIWEAHEVAEGLIYIDLHLVHEVTSPQAFEGLRLAGRRVRRPDRTLATADHNVPTDGARSAAEIRDLLSRKQVETLERNCREFGIPIFSIGSKRQGIVHVIGPELGVTQPGMTIVCGDSHTSTHGAFGALAFGIGTSEVEHVLATQTLRQRKPRSMRIRYEGELGYGVTAKDLILGTIGRIGVDGGVGYVIEYAGPVIERLPMEGRMTICNMTIEGGGRAGMIAPDDRTFEWLEGRPAAPDPLPVDEWLALRSDPDAVFDREVVIDASELAPQVTWGTTPAMVVDVTGRVPEPRNPAEERALEYMGLEPGTPIQDIAIDRVFIGSCTNSRLRDLREAAEIVAGRKVAPGVRAMVVPGSMQVREQAEREGLDKIFRDAGFEWRTAGCSMCLGMNPDVAGPGERVASTSNRNFEGRQGRGARSHLVSPRMAAAAAIEGHFVDIRNWN
- the leuD gene encoding 3-isopropylmalate dehydratase small subunit: MKPISVIEGGVTVLDRPNVDTDQIVPKQFLKRIERTGFGEFLFYDWRQEPGFELPRNPILATGPNFGCGSSREHAPWAIQDYGFEAIIAPSFADIFYSNCTKIGLLPVVLEEHEVRAVMSAGRARIDLPAQTVSWPGGEATFEIDPEVKHRLLNGLDDIAVTLAQADAIERYERERERPGPVTTSLV
- a CDS encoding iron-containing alcohol dehydrogenase, with amino-acid sequence MNSGSGRAGHSAAVELLAGSASFAWSNDGRLIRFGWGARRELADLLDARGFREVVFVTGRSAVNASWLESTGRPIVRVGIGLVEELAGKLLEQLRGNDLVAVGGGRVIDCAKAVAAVTGGRCAAVPTTLSGAELTGFHRLPRGYEGARTVRPELVVWDPELLASAPPRLLAESAGNALAHALEALYTRLATPVATASALLATETLACGLEGLAALRAPAAGEPTSVPGADQDPERGLYTTLASGGLLAGWASGEAGIAFHHALCQTLVRVLGSSHAATNAAVLPASAGRAARYAPTAVDAWLAALARGSAVLRGEEDAAAMPRAQALSRLRELLAAAGARPPCELLALARQRPLSERVAQRLRQIAARVQAHPATTATAFPVSEEDVVATIRDAADLWLAYADPADAAGDPEDAANSAHAAASPADAAADSGTSPPNDR
- a CDS encoding 2-isopropylmalate synthase, with the protein product MSEARTDKPERRPENRVLVFDTTLRDGEQSPGISLNPQEKLEIAHQLARLGVDVIEAGFPITSPGDFEAVQLIAREVEGPVICALARTAKQDIDAAWNAIKDAERPRIHTFIATSDIHIERKLQTTREDVKGQARAAVAYARELCDDVEFSPEDGSRSDVEFMAEVIQIAIDEGATTINVPDTVGYTMPHEYAEMFRRLYELVPDLHKVTVSVHCHNDLGLAVANSLAGLMAGCRQVECAVNGIGERAGNAALEEIVMLLHTREPTLGLWTAINTREIARTSRLVSRLTGYPVQPNKAIVGRNAFAHEAGIHQDGVLKDRTTYEIMDARTIGLESNQIVLGKHSGRHALRKALEELGLRVDGAALNQAFQRFKEIADKKKQVTALDLEAIVSDEIKHRPQAYELVAFDVEASSRRAPLARVEVRTPDGETVSGSFTGDGPVDALFSAINAAIGREARLREYRVGAVTGGRDALGEVTVQIELDGRVASGVGVSTDIIEASGKAYVRALSNALADSAAAEAEHHLQRAAREAPTP
- a CDS encoding helix-turn-helix domain-containing protein, translated to MAGVDAVANDSPYATRPAAAASSGAAAPAAPLAAATFGARVRALREASRLSLRELAERSGVSAPMLSQVERGETSPTLSVAARIANGLGLSLSQVLRIDESVGIVVVRADRRRRGGEHDGHSYEVLTPPLPGERVEVSLHRLAPGAATGGPDDPPLHGPGSRETVFVQKGRVQLAIAGETHELGVGDAATFDADLPHHFRNPGRGSAEFLAVVTAALGRR
- a CDS encoding enoyl-CoA hydratase-related protein — translated: MPEEITLERRPDGVATITLAAPERRNALTVSMAEQLAAVCDEIDSDLSVGAVVVQGAGGFFCSGGDRGTLAQAGRDPAAPAAFSGMGAIYRAFARVGELEPPTIAAVRGGAVGAGLNLMLATDLRVVASDARIISGFMPIGLHPGGGHGALLGRTGVREAAAALALFGEAIDGRRAAELGLAWCAVDDAEVEQTALALAQRAARDPELARRTARSLRLELGPPAISWAAALELERAAQMWSMRRKELASDG